The proteins below come from a single Marinobacter bohaiensis genomic window:
- a CDS encoding putative solute-binding protein, with translation MFRKTTAALLMTMAVAPMAQAKSASMCVFDVIGANGDVYNLMKDYALEMKGHGLDIQLKPYTDEGVALGDFQSGQCDILAATDLRTRRFNRFTGSISAVGAIPTYDNLKTVLATLAQPKAAKFMKEGDYEVLGIAPAGAGYLFVNDRSIDTAGELAGKRMATLDYQKDAIHMVNYVKATVVPSDITNFAGKFNNGSVDTAYAPAFAYEALELYKGVGDDGGIVDYPLAQLTVQMVARDELLNDDEAQQAREVAWAMYPQAMALVKRSEKNIPDDQWINIPDEDIQGYQEMFRENRLELRDGKNGAPSVYDPKMLHLLSKVRCASNPGASECTAGNRE, from the coding sequence ATGTTCCGCAAAACCACCGCAGCTCTGTTGATGACAATGGCCGTGGCGCCCATGGCGCAGGCGAAGAGCGCCAGCATGTGCGTGTTCGACGTCATCGGCGCCAATGGCGATGTTTACAACCTGATGAAGGACTATGCCCTGGAAATGAAGGGCCACGGTCTGGATATCCAGCTCAAACCCTACACCGATGAAGGTGTGGCGCTCGGCGACTTCCAGTCCGGTCAGTGCGACATCCTGGCGGCGACCGACCTGCGCACACGTCGGTTCAATCGTTTCACGGGTTCCATCAGCGCCGTGGGTGCCATTCCCACCTACGACAACCTCAAGACCGTCCTGGCGACCCTGGCCCAGCCCAAGGCCGCCAAGTTCATGAAGGAAGGGGACTATGAGGTCCTGGGCATCGCGCCGGCGGGGGCGGGCTACCTGTTCGTCAACGACCGTTCCATCGACACCGCCGGTGAACTGGCGGGCAAGCGCATGGCCACGCTGGATTACCAGAAAGACGCGATCCACATGGTCAATTACGTCAAGGCCACGGTGGTGCCCTCGGACATCACCAACTTCGCCGGCAAGTTCAACAACGGCTCGGTGGATACCGCCTACGCGCCGGCCTTCGCCTACGAGGCGCTGGAGCTGTACAAGGGCGTCGGCGACGACGGCGGCATCGTGGACTACCCGTTGGCCCAGCTCACGGTGCAGATGGTGGCTCGGGACGAACTGCTGAATGACGACGAGGCGCAGCAGGCGCGGGAAGTGGCGTGGGCGATGTATCCCCAGGCCATGGCGCTGGTGAAGAGGAGCGAGAAGAACATCCCGGACGACCAGTGGATCAATATTCCCGACGAGGATATCCAGGGCTACCAGGAAATGTTCCGGGAGAACCGCCTGGAGCTGCGCGACGGCAAGAACGGGGCGCCCAGCGTCTACGATCCCAAGATGCTGCACCTGCTGAGCAAGGTCCGCTGCGCCAGCAATCCCGGCGCGTCCGAGTGCACCGCTGGCAACCGCGAATAA
- a CDS encoding TRAP transporter large permease subunit: MNWRALSASRVTTQYPVHRLHGVILLALLVFTLLLGMGNSLHSRMLWIGEQTWPNYYLLDPWASEPSCNLDMDVEAAVQKRMDAYKPDPDELFSSPPDPDKLRESFRKNLELCQKKHAMFAANQEHVTPALTAFKVVEQGIAHWLLDNIDLTKFLFLGLFALAALIAAFDTDHIALRLPRNRGEWKLSQTFQLVVNGLMTYSLVSYAGRLGASPSSETQLELQYAWAAVFAVFMVINVYRLTNVPERMRAGGLTPSSFLVIPLYCQMGLIAMAYFFFVDGYSAGLAIYFGQLTNLASMFINIGLYVLVGMILKQTRLPDLLLNVIQPFHLPAPALASLMIFATAFPTAFTGASGIFILAVGGVIYDELRKAGAGRQLSLATTAMSGSMGVVLNPCLLIVVVAALNKEVTTDELYGWGFWIFLMSASIFSLLVCRTQGNWRPRPQAGAFAEAGRRLGPLVPYILTAAVVVGLVWFLLGLGFNEYSAPLILPLVMLALVFMDSGAGNREAGESRWSAFFSRSAAAASDSAVHIGALLALMGFSVCLGGILERSDVVHAIFPESLTNPWLVMAVIVVMLTFIGMIMDPFGAVILVSATIAQAAINLGIDPLHFWMVCLVAFELGYLSPPVALNHLLTRQVVGETEVLAAERTGSFWHRYERLLLPLVVMGTTLLIVAFVPMFFYN; encoded by the coding sequence ATGAACTGGCGCGCTCTTTCGGCCAGCCGGGTCACCACTCAGTACCCCGTGCACCGGTTGCACGGGGTCATTCTGCTGGCCCTGTTGGTGTTTACCCTGCTGCTGGGTATGGGCAACTCGCTGCATTCACGCATGTTGTGGATCGGCGAGCAGACCTGGCCCAATTACTATCTGCTGGACCCCTGGGCCAGCGAGCCTTCCTGCAACCTCGATATGGACGTCGAGGCGGCGGTCCAGAAACGGATGGACGCCTACAAGCCGGACCCGGACGAGTTGTTCTCCTCGCCGCCGGACCCGGACAAGCTTCGCGAGAGCTTCCGCAAGAACCTCGAGCTCTGCCAGAAAAAACACGCCATGTTCGCGGCCAATCAGGAGCATGTCACGCCCGCGCTGACGGCCTTCAAGGTCGTGGAGCAGGGCATTGCCCACTGGTTGCTGGATAACATCGATCTGACGAAGTTTCTGTTCCTGGGGCTGTTCGCGCTGGCGGCTTTGATCGCGGCGTTCGATACCGATCACATCGCCCTGCGCCTGCCGCGTAACCGGGGTGAGTGGAAGCTGTCCCAGACGTTCCAATTGGTGGTCAACGGGCTGATGACCTATTCGCTGGTGTCCTACGCCGGCCGTCTGGGCGCTTCACCGTCATCCGAAACCCAGTTGGAACTTCAGTACGCCTGGGCAGCGGTGTTCGCGGTGTTCATGGTGATCAACGTCTACCGGCTCACCAACGTGCCGGAGCGGATGCGCGCGGGCGGGCTGACGCCGTCCTCGTTCCTGGTGATTCCGCTGTATTGCCAGATGGGCCTGATCGCCATGGCCTACTTCTTCTTCGTGGACGGTTACAGCGCCGGCCTGGCGATCTATTTCGGGCAGTTGACCAACCTGGCGTCCATGTTCATCAACATCGGCCTGTACGTGCTGGTGGGGATGATCCTCAAGCAGACGCGGCTGCCGGACCTGCTGCTCAACGTGATCCAGCCGTTCCACCTGCCGGCACCGGCCCTGGCGTCGTTGATGATCTTCGCCACGGCTTTCCCCACGGCGTTCACCGGGGCGTCGGGCATCTTCATCCTGGCTGTGGGCGGCGTGATCTACGATGAGCTGCGCAAGGCTGGCGCCGGGCGGCAGCTGTCCCTGGCCACGACCGCCATGTCCGGCAGCATGGGGGTGGTGCTCAATCCCTGTCTGCTGATCGTCGTGGTGGCGGCGCTCAACAAGGAAGTGACCACCGACGAACTCTATGGCTGGGGCTTCTGGATCTTCCTGATGTCGGCGAGCATCTTCAGCTTGCTGGTGTGCAGGACCCAGGGCAACTGGCGGCCGCGGCCCCAGGCCGGCGCCTTTGCCGAAGCCGGCCGCCGTCTTGGACCGCTGGTACCGTATATCCTGACTGCGGCGGTGGTCGTCGGCCTGGTCTGGTTCCTGTTGGGCCTGGGCTTCAACGAATACAGCGCGCCGCTGATCCTGCCTCTGGTGATGCTGGCGCTGGTGTTCATGGATTCCGGTGCTGGCAATCGCGAGGCGGGTGAGAGCCGCTGGTCGGCCTTTTTCAGCCGCAGCGCGGCGGCGGCCAGTGATTCGGCGGTGCATATCGGCGCACTGCTGGCGTTGATGGGCTTCTCGGTCTGCCTGGGCGGTATTCTGGAACGCTCGGACGTGGTCCACGCCATCTTCCCGGAGAGCCTGACCAATCCCTGGCTGGTGATGGCGGTGATTGTGGTGATGCTCACCTTTATCGGCATGATCATGGATCCGTTCGGGGCCGTGATCCTGGTATCGGCCACCATCGCCCAGGCGGCCATCAATCTGGGGATCGACCCGCTGCATTTCTGGATGGTGTGCCTGGTGGCGTTTGAGCTGGGTTATCTGAGTCCGCCGGTGGCGCTCAATCACTTGCTGACGCGGCAGGTGGTAGGCGAGACCGAGGTGCTGGCGGCCGAGCGCACCGGCAGCTTCTGGCACCGCTACGAGCGCCTGCTGCTGCCCCTCGTGGTGATGGGCACAACCCTGTTGATCGTGGCATTTGTGCCGATGTTCTTCTACAACTGA
- a CDS encoding S8 family peptidase — protein sequence MLEGSEKPRLGALLIALTLAGCGGGGGGGSDDDDRVSGVIEIESRTRIDADTADDFFNGSAVRNDTDAQSLPSPVILAGYLSVGSGIYSGRPTDYFQDQRDRYQLTLAEDQILTIRAFAVNGASAAGTPTAEVALDGRQIDTLTPAAALTLAPDAGEGLYELDLRAMTGGPMRYVVYVSAMGSGTTVTLAQSEPDWVPGEAIVTMASPADVQALSTSADAMGSGQRRELARGIWHFRQGETSALRSLSTTDQRKGQTLDWIRELRETPGVLAAEPNYRYRAQVVNTLNDPLYPSQQWHYQAINLPTAWQALGNPGLGARVAVLDTGLFSETPAVGGNWHPDLDNGSGQNVEVLAQSDFVSDDDDNESGPDGNPATPGNDDGPSFHGTHVAGTIAALDNNLGGVGVAPQATLLPIRVLDSSGAGTSQDLINAISYLANLPAAQRPDVINLSLAGLGPSSALESVINTASNRGILVVAAAGNQGASEPVYPAAFDRVLAVGAVDGGNRRASYSSFGSWLDLVAPGGDVTRDGNSDGQPDAIYSAWGSQSGTRFQPAYAGLTGTSMAAPHVAGVLALMRSVDGNLTLDAVREYLRRGELTDSLGNATEYGAGLINALKAVDAASNGNLGTFLSAYPSGFQFDGSVTEARVMLSQVPADSTVDSINVDNPQPEWLTISENPVSGGVELVAQVTDLAAAEQASVTVSYTSGSEDQSLVLPVNVQLGDPEASRDAGRHYILLDDANDDSVGFQVAVQSVNGRYTFSFADVPDGEYLLRAGTDMDNNGVICEPGEACAEYPTVGLPQVIVKQGSSVSGLTMTTSFQRPVLGASDLPRTGFDGYSLNRKTDASQATDAATKEVAQ from the coding sequence TTGCTGGAAGGTTCTGAAAAACCTCGTCTGGGGGCGCTGCTGATCGCGTTGACTCTGGCCGGTTGCGGCGGAGGAGGTGGAGGAGGCAGTGACGACGACGACCGGGTCAGTGGCGTGATCGAGATTGAATCCCGCACGCGCATCGATGCCGATACCGCCGATGATTTCTTCAACGGCAGCGCGGTGCGCAACGATACGGACGCCCAGTCGCTCCCCAGCCCGGTGATCCTGGCCGGCTACCTGAGTGTCGGGTCCGGGATCTACAGCGGCCGCCCCACGGATTATTTCCAGGACCAGCGCGATCGCTATCAACTGACCCTGGCGGAGGACCAGATCCTGACGATCCGGGCGTTTGCGGTGAATGGGGCCAGCGCCGCAGGAACGCCGACGGCCGAAGTGGCCCTGGACGGTCGGCAGATCGACACCCTGACGCCCGCCGCCGCGCTGACCCTGGCGCCGGACGCCGGCGAGGGGCTCTATGAGCTGGACTTGCGGGCCATGACCGGCGGGCCGATGCGGTATGTGGTCTATGTCAGCGCCATGGGGTCCGGTACCACGGTCACCCTGGCGCAGTCGGAGCCGGACTGGGTGCCCGGCGAGGCCATTGTCACCATGGCGTCGCCCGCCGATGTCCAGGCCCTGTCGACTTCCGCCGATGCCATGGGCAGCGGCCAGCGGCGGGAGCTCGCCCGTGGTATCTGGCATTTCCGCCAGGGCGAAACCAGCGCTCTGCGTTCCCTGTCGACAACCGACCAGCGCAAGGGGCAAACGCTGGACTGGATCCGCGAACTGCGCGAGACGCCCGGTGTCCTCGCGGCCGAGCCCAACTACCGCTATCGGGCACAGGTGGTCAACACCCTCAATGATCCGCTCTACCCCTCGCAACAGTGGCATTACCAGGCGATCAACCTGCCCACCGCCTGGCAGGCACTGGGCAACCCGGGCCTGGGTGCCCGTGTGGCGGTGCTCGACACCGGGCTGTTCAGCGAAACCCCGGCGGTCGGCGGCAACTGGCACCCGGATCTGGACAATGGCAGCGGCCAGAACGTGGAGGTGCTGGCGCAATCCGATTTTGTGTCGGACGATGACGACAACGAAAGCGGCCCCGACGGTAACCCGGCCACGCCCGGCAATGACGACGGGCCCAGCTTTCACGGCACCCACGTGGCGGGCACCATCGCCGCCCTGGACAACAACCTGGGTGGCGTCGGCGTTGCGCCGCAGGCCACGTTGCTGCCGATCCGCGTTCTCGATAGCAGCGGGGCCGGCACCTCGCAGGACCTGATCAACGCCATCAGTTATCTGGCCAACCTGCCGGCGGCGCAGCGGCCGGACGTCATCAACCTCAGTCTGGCGGGGCTGGGGCCGTCGTCGGCGCTGGAATCGGTGATCAACACCGCCAGCAACCGGGGCATCCTGGTGGTGGCCGCGGCGGGCAACCAGGGGGCCAGCGAGCCGGTTTACCCGGCGGCGTTCGACCGGGTGCTGGCCGTTGGGGCGGTGGATGGCGGCAATCGGCGGGCGAGTTACTCCAGTTTCGGGAGCTGGCTCGATCTGGTGGCGCCGGGCGGTGATGTGACCCGGGACGGCAACAGTGACGGCCAGCCGGACGCCATCTACAGTGCCTGGGGCAGCCAGTCGGGCACCCGCTTCCAGCCGGCCTATGCCGGGCTTACCGGTACCTCCATGGCGGCGCCCCACGTTGCCGGCGTGCTGGCGCTGATGCGAAGTGTCGACGGGAATCTCACCCTGGACGCGGTGCGGGAGTATCTGAGACGCGGCGAACTGACCGACTCCCTGGGCAACGCCACGGAATACGGTGCCGGGCTGATCAATGCCCTGAAAGCCGTGGATGCGGCCTCCAATGGCAACCTCGGGACCTTTCTTTCCGCCTATCCCAGCGGCTTCCAGTTCGATGGTTCGGTGACCGAGGCCCGCGTGATGTTGAGCCAGGTGCCGGCGGACAGCACGGTCGACTCGATCAACGTGGATAACCCGCAGCCGGAGTGGCTGACCATCTCGGAAAACCCGGTTTCTGGAGGCGTCGAACTGGTGGCGCAGGTGACCGACTTGGCTGCTGCTGAGCAGGCCAGCGTGACGGTTAGTTACACGAGTGGGAGCGAGGATCAGTCGCTGGTCCTTCCAGTCAATGTGCAACTGGGCGATCCCGAGGCATCGCGGGACGCCGGGCGCCACTACATTCTGCTGGACGACGCCAATGACGACTCCGTCGGCTTCCAGGTGGCCGTGCAGTCGGTCAATGGCCGTTACACCTTCTCGTTTGCCGATGTACCGGATGGTGAGTACTTGCTGCGAGCCGGAACCGACATGGACAATAATGGCGTGATCTGCGAGCCGGGCGAAGCCTGTGCCGAGTACCCGACGGTGGGGCTGCCGCAGGTCATCGTCAAGCAGGGCAGCAGTGTGTCCGGACTGACCATGACCACCAGCTTCCAGCGACCGGTGCTGGGCGCGTCGGACCTGCCTCGCACCGGCTTTGACGGGTATTCCCTCAACCGCAAGACGGACGCCAGCCAGGCAACGGATGCGGCGACCAAGGAGGTGGCGCAATGA
- a CDS encoding protease complex subunit PrcB family protein — MKWQSIGLVMGLTLAGCSAHSSGDGAARVESLASHAHCGLPAPGVILAQDAAHWEQLRSQAGVELPSWPADGDRWLLVASLGQQTTAGHAVTLAQATQDGDTLTLHVNVKHPEPGAMAAQVMTTPCLVTAIPADGWQQVTVSGDAPFPVTRPHP, encoded by the coding sequence ATGAAATGGCAATCGATCGGATTGGTGATGGGACTGACCCTGGCGGGTTGCTCGGCGCATTCATCGGGGGACGGGGCCGCCCGCGTGGAAAGCCTGGCCAGCCATGCCCATTGCGGCCTGCCAGCGCCCGGTGTGATCCTGGCGCAGGACGCGGCGCACTGGGAACAGCTGCGCTCGCAGGCCGGCGTTGAGCTGCCGTCCTGGCCGGCCGACGGCGATCGCTGGCTGCTGGTGGCATCGCTGGGGCAGCAGACGACGGCCGGGCATGCCGTGACCCTGGCCCAGGCAACCCAGGATGGCGATACGCTGACGCTGCACGTGAACGTCAAACATCCTGAGCCGGGTGCAATGGCGGCACAGGTGATGACGACCCCCTGTCTGGTGACGGCGATTCCGGCGGACGGCTGGCAACAGGTCACCGTCAGTGGTGATGCGCCATTCCCGGTGACGCGCCCGCATCCATGA
- the parE gene encoding DNA topoisomerase IV subunit B, translated as MSQKDYNADAIEVLSGLDPVRKRPGMYTDTSRPNHLAQEVIDNSVDEALAGFAKRIDVVLHADGSLSVEDDGRGMPVDVHREHGVPGVELILTRLHAGGKFSKGNYNFSGGLHGVGVSVVNALSTHLEVSIKRDGQLHRMTFANGDKTSDLAVVDTVGKRNTGTRLLFTPDESYFDSPKFSVSRLRHNLRAKAVLCPGLTVTFRQESSGEKDEWCYEDGLRDYLRSALADIELLPTEPFTGRMSGNTEEVDWAIQWLPEDGEAVMESYVNLIPTAQGGTHVNGLRTGLLEAMREFCEFRNLLPRGVRLSPEDIWDRCAYVLSFKMQDPQFSGQTKERLSSREAAAFVSGVVKDAFSLWLNQHTDVAEALAELFISNAQRRLKASRKVARKKVTQGPALPGKLADCAGADANRAELFLVEGDSAGGSAKQARDREFQAVMPLRGKILNTWEVDSGEILASQEVHDIAVAIGVDPGSDKLEGLRYNKICILADADSDGLHIATLLCALFVKHFRPLVAAGHVFVAMPPLYRVDLGKETFYALDEHEKQGILDRIEAEKRRGKISVTRFKGLGEMNPLQLRETTMAPDTRRLVMLTLDDNDGTDERMDMLLGKKRASDRRSWLETYGNMADVPV; from the coding sequence ATGAGCCAGAAAGATTACAACGCCGACGCGATTGAAGTTCTCAGCGGTCTGGATCCGGTGCGCAAGCGCCCGGGGATGTACACGGACACGTCGCGGCCGAATCATCTGGCCCAGGAAGTCATCGACAACAGCGTGGACGAAGCGCTGGCCGGTTTCGCCAAGCGCATCGATGTGGTGCTCCACGCCGACGGTTCGCTCAGCGTTGAGGACGACGGCCGTGGTATGCCGGTAGACGTCCACAGGGAGCACGGCGTACCGGGCGTGGAGCTGATCCTGACCCGGTTGCACGCGGGCGGCAAGTTCTCCAAGGGCAACTACAATTTCTCCGGTGGTCTGCACGGGGTGGGGGTCTCGGTGGTCAACGCGCTGTCGACCCACCTGGAAGTGTCCATCAAACGCGACGGCCAGCTGCATCGCATGACCTTTGCGAACGGCGACAAGACCAGCGACCTGGCGGTTGTGGATACGGTGGGCAAACGAAACACCGGTACGCGCCTGCTGTTTACACCCGACGAAAGCTACTTCGACAGCCCCAAATTCTCGGTCAGTCGCCTGCGCCACAACCTGCGCGCCAAGGCGGTGCTGTGTCCGGGGCTGACCGTCACCTTCCGCCAGGAAAGCTCCGGCGAAAAAGACGAGTGGTGCTACGAAGACGGCCTGCGCGACTATCTGCGCTCGGCCCTGGCCGACATCGAACTGCTGCCCACCGAGCCGTTCACAGGCCGCATGTCCGGTAATACCGAAGAGGTGGACTGGGCTATCCAGTGGCTGCCGGAAGACGGCGAAGCGGTGATGGAAAGTTACGTCAACCTGATTCCCACCGCCCAGGGCGGCACTCACGTTAACGGCCTGCGCACCGGCCTGCTTGAGGCCATGCGCGAGTTCTGCGAGTTCCGCAATCTGCTGCCGAGAGGGGTGCGCCTGTCGCCGGAGGACATCTGGGACCGCTGCGCCTACGTTCTGTCCTTCAAGATGCAGGATCCGCAATTCTCCGGCCAGACCAAGGAGCGCCTGTCGTCCCGGGAAGCGGCCGCCTTTGTCTCCGGCGTGGTGAAGGACGCCTTCAGTCTCTGGCTGAACCAGCACACCGACGTCGCCGAGGCCCTGGCGGAGCTGTTTATCAGCAACGCCCAGCGCCGCCTCAAGGCCAGCCGCAAGGTGGCCCGCAAGAAGGTCACCCAGGGGCCGGCGCTGCCCGGCAAACTGGCGGACTGCGCGGGTGCTGATGCCAATCGCGCCGAACTGTTCCTGGTGGAAGGGGATTCGGCCGGTGGCTCCGCCAAGCAGGCCAGGGATCGCGAATTCCAGGCGGTGATGCCCCTGCGGGGTAAGATCCTCAACACCTGGGAAGTGGATTCCGGCGAGATCCTGGCGTCCCAGGAAGTGCACGATATCGCCGTGGCCATCGGTGTGGATCCGGGGTCCGACAAGCTCGAGGGGCTGCGCTATAACAAGATCTGCATTCTGGCGGACGCGGATTCGGACGGGCTGCACATCGCCACACTGCTGTGCGCGCTGTTCGTCAAGCACTTCCGCCCGCTGGTCGCCGCCGGCCACGTGTTCGTCGCCATGCCGCCGCTGTACCGGGTGGATCTGGGCAAGGAAACCTTCTACGCCCTGGACGAGCACGAGAAGCAGGGCATCCTCGACCGCATCGAGGCGGAGAAGCGCAGGGGCAAGATCTCCGTCACCCGCTTCAAGGGGCTGGGTGAGATGAATCCGCTGCAACTGCGTGAGACCACCATGGCGCCGGACACCCGTCGCCTGGTGATGCTGACCCTGGACGACAACGACGGCACCGATGAGCGCATGGACATGCTGCTGGGCAAGAAACGCGCGTCGGATCGTCGTTCCTGGCTGGAAACCTACGGCAATATGGCGGACGTGCCGGTCTGA
- a CDS encoding EAL domain-containing protein produces the protein MSTSVPHTSTEPELDFLTPMLSQQPDGWTAEFQGLTLRTALQPIFSISHKRIVGYEALIRAFDTDNASVLPLHLFQLPDNAPENVLLDRLCRYLHIRNFAALPDDVNWLFLNVSPQVVAGRRRDSFFGQLLSRIGFPSHRVVVEIVEQPTDDADQLRETVNYYKQLGCLTAIDDFGAGHSNFERIWNLSPDIVKLDRQLLARATDDKRARQILKGIVSLLHQSGCLVLLEGVETRSQALIAIDAGADFVQGFYFRRPDLELDEVIRSATDLDELLTDYKRSSRNEMDPSHELSGFFEPLFIAAAGELQAGRTFADACRSLTGHHSVSRCYLIDDQGVQNEDTLRSDYLIECFDPRFRPLENTANADWFRQHYLRQALGQPGQLQITRPYLSVTGAYMCVTLSLAFQLGSTTTVLCCDILAH, from the coding sequence ATGTCGACGAGCGTACCCCACACCAGCACCGAGCCGGAGCTGGACTTCCTGACTCCCATGCTTTCCCAGCAGCCCGACGGCTGGACAGCGGAATTCCAGGGACTCACGCTGCGCACCGCGCTGCAGCCGATTTTCAGCATTTCCCACAAACGCATTGTCGGCTACGAAGCCCTGATCCGCGCCTTCGACACGGACAACGCCAGCGTGCTGCCGCTGCACCTGTTCCAATTGCCGGATAACGCCCCCGAGAACGTACTGCTCGACCGGCTCTGCCGCTACCTGCATATCCGTAACTTCGCCGCCCTGCCCGACGACGTGAACTGGCTGTTCCTCAACGTCTCCCCCCAGGTGGTGGCCGGCCGGCGCCGGGATTCCTTCTTCGGCCAGTTGCTCTCGCGCATCGGTTTCCCCTCGCACCGCGTCGTGGTGGAAATCGTCGAGCAGCCCACCGACGATGCCGACCAGCTACGGGAAACCGTCAACTACTACAAACAGCTCGGCTGCCTGACTGCCATCGACGACTTCGGCGCCGGCCACTCCAATTTCGAAAGGATCTGGAACCTGTCCCCGGACATCGTCAAGCTGGATCGACAGCTCCTGGCCCGGGCCACCGACGACAAGCGCGCACGGCAGATACTCAAGGGCATCGTCTCCCTGCTGCACCAGTCAGGCTGCCTGGTACTGCTGGAAGGCGTGGAAACCCGCAGCCAGGCACTGATCGCCATCGATGCCGGCGCGGATTTCGTGCAGGGTTTCTACTTCCGGCGGCCGGACCTGGAGCTGGACGAGGTGATTCGCTCCGCCACCGATCTGGACGAACTGCTGACCGACTACAAGCGCAGCAGCCGCAACGAGATGGACCCGAGTCATGAGCTGTCCGGCTTCTTCGAACCGCTGTTCATTGCCGCCGCCGGAGAACTCCAGGCCGGACGGACTTTCGCCGACGCCTGCCGCTCCCTGACCGGACACCACAGCGTATCGCGCTGCTACCTGATCGATGACCAGGGCGTGCAGAACGAGGATACGCTGCGGTCGGATTACCTGATCGAGTGCTTCGACCCGCGCTTCCGCCCGCTGGAGAATACCGCCAACGCCGACTGGTTCCGTCAGCACTATCTGCGCCAGGCACTGGGCCAGCCCGGACAGCTGCAGATCACCCGCCCTTATCTGTCGGTGACCGGCGCCTACATGTGCGTGACGCTGTCCCTTGCTTTCCAACTGGGTTCAACCACCACGGTGCTGTGCTGCGATATCCTGGCGCACTGA
- a CDS encoding cytochrome b: MAVPMKNSPERFGWVTILMHWIVAVAVFGLFGLGLYMVDLTYYDAWYREAPHIHKSIGILLFALMLVRAFWSLLSPPPHSLPSHKRWEKVSAHAAHILMYLLVFTVLVTGYLIPTADGSGIDVFNWFTVPSITGQQKGLEDVAGSIHYWAAWALVVLAAVHALGAVKHHVIDRDATLKRMLGQG; this comes from the coding sequence ATGGCAGTACCGATGAAGAACAGCCCGGAGCGTTTCGGCTGGGTGACGATTCTGATGCACTGGATTGTTGCCGTTGCGGTTTTCGGGTTGTTCGGGCTGGGGCTGTATATGGTTGACCTGACCTACTACGATGCCTGGTACCGGGAAGCGCCTCATATCCACAAGAGCATCGGCATCCTGCTGTTTGCCCTGATGCTGGTGCGGGCCTTCTGGAGTCTGCTTTCTCCGCCGCCACACAGCCTGCCTTCGCACAAGCGCTGGGAAAAGGTCAGCGCGCACGCTGCCCACATCCTGATGTACCTGCTGGTCTTCACGGTTCTGGTGACGGGTTACCTGATTCCCACGGCGGACGGGTCCGGTATCGATGTCTTCAACTGGTTTACCGTGCCCTCGATCACGGGGCAGCAAAAAGGACTGGAAGATGTGGCCGGCAGCATCCACTACTGGGCAGCCTGGGCGCTGGTGGTCCTGGCGGCCGTGCATGCTCTGGGCGCCGTCAAGCATCATGTCATTGACCGGGATGCAACGTTGAAACGCATGCTGGGGCAGGGCTGA
- a CDS encoding YceI family protein: protein MFKKLAISSAVSMAVLAGGVQAAEEDGTYAFDTKGAHQFIMFKISHLGYSHLYGRFNDFDGQFTYDSANPANSSVEVTIDTASVDSNHAERDKHLRSDDFLSVDDFPQATFKSKRIVMDDDDKGEADIVGDLTLRGVTREITLDAEMIGHGEDPWGGYRMGFEAETELRLKDFGIPMDLGPQSSTVDIIISVEGIRQ from the coding sequence ATGTTCAAGAAACTGGCGATTTCATCAGCGGTGTCCATGGCGGTGCTGGCCGGAGGCGTGCAGGCCGCGGAGGAAGACGGCACCTACGCGTTCGATACCAAGGGCGCACACCAGTTCATCATGTTCAAGATTTCGCACCTGGGCTACAGCCACCTGTACGGTCGTTTCAACGATTTTGACGGACAGTTCACCTACGACAGCGCCAACCCCGCCAACAGTTCCGTGGAAGTGACCATCGATACCGCCAGCGTTGATTCCAACCATGCCGAGCGGGACAAGCACCTGCGCAGCGATGACTTCCTGTCGGTCGACGACTTCCCGCAGGCGACGTTCAAGAGCAAACGCATCGTCATGGATGATGACGACAAGGGCGAGGCTGACATCGTGGGTGACCTGACCCTGCGCGGCGTGACCAGGGAAATCACCCTGGATGCCGAGATGATCGGCCACGGTGAGGACCCATGGGGCGGCTACCGTATGGGTTTCGAGGCCGAGACTGAGTTGCGCCTGAAGGACTTCGGTATCCCGATGGATCTGGGGCCTCAGTCCAGCACCGTCGACATCATCATCTCGGTGGAAGGCATTCGCCAGTAA